One region of Acropora muricata isolate sample 2 chromosome 13, ASM3666990v1, whole genome shotgun sequence genomic DNA includes:
- the LOC136896711 gene encoding histamine H2 receptor-like, with protein sequence MANNSSTSQDISYFDIGYDSCLIVLSFLIIAVNVVVIVLFARRRPLRTKTNLLLVSLSVSDLMMGLLGIPMSTACNALVGDQSFSGLCITSAAVYRFIAVSTILHILIITGERYVSVIYPFRYMSTVTKKRTVTLISCVWFFSLFMALIQLAWQKFDNFTSRNPTKLRWGLIYNVIGIVMCLLLPMALMIFFYVRMFNVIHRQATQIRKLNRVQQSCGGHRGKHLVTEKRAITIFALMLGIFTCCWSTWYIGLLQDYLSKEDFYAIPAEWLMVFDFLRFSTSLINPMLYTLLKQDFRTELLHMLPSYKKKIERSQQIAMNSVI encoded by the coding sequence atggCCAACAATTCTTCGACATCGCAAGATATCAGCTACTTTGACATTGGCTATGACTCTTGTTTAATCGTTCTCAGTTTTTTGATCATCGCCGTTAACGTCGTAGTTATAGTTTTATTTGCGCGAAGACGCCCTCTTCGCACCAAAACTAACTTACTTCTTGTAAGTCTGAGTGTATCGGATCTAATGATGGGATTGTTGGGAATACCTATGAGTACTGCATGCAATGCACTGGTCGGTGACCAAAGTTTTTCTGGACTTTGCATTACTTCTGCGGCGGTCTATAGGTTTATCGCAGTGTCAACAATTCTGCATATCCTCATCATAACAGGTGAGCGCTATGTATCAGTGATATATCCCTTCAGATACATGTCAACTGTGACGAAGAAACGAACTGTTACTCTCATTAGCTgtgtttggtttttttccctCTTCATGGCTCTCATTCAACTTGCCTGGCAGAAATTTGATAACTTCACCTCGCGGAATCCTACCAAACTGCGTTGGGGACTTATTTACAATGTTATTGGTATTGTAATGTGTTTACTTCTTCCGATGGCGCTTATGATATTTTTCTACGTTCGAATGTTCAACGTTATTCACCGTCAAGCAACGCAGATCAGGAAACTCAACAGAGTGCAACAATCATGTGGTGGTCATCGAGGGAAACATTTAGTTACAGAAAAACGCGCCATCACTATTTTTGCCTTGATGCTTGGAATATTCACATGTTGCTGGTCCACTTGGTACATTGGACTTCTTCAAGATTATCTCAGCAAAGAAGATTTCTACGCCATTCCAGCCGAATGGCTCATGGTATTCGACTTTTTGAGATTCTCTACTTCATTGATTAACCCGATGCTGTATACGCTGTTGAAACAAGACTTTCGCACGGAGTTGCTTCATATGCTCCCGAGTTATAAAAAGAAGATTGAGCGATCGCAGCAAATTGCTATGAACTCCGTGAtatag